TATATTTAAATAATGCTATTACTCGTATTGATCAACTAAAAAACGCAAGGTATTCACTTTCTGATTTAACAAACTTCGGTACAGATTTAAGTGCGTTAGCAATTAGATGTGTTAGTGAAATGCTATTTCATAAAATAGATAAAGTCATCGGTGTTTACGAAAAAACACTAGGTTGTAAAATAAATTTAGATATTTCGAAGGTGCAATCAATTGTTGAAATAAGACATGATATCGTTCATAGAAATGGTTATACCAAAGAAAATAAAGTAATTGATATATTGCCTCATGACCTTTATGAGGCAATATCAGATATAAAAATATTTTCTGATGAATTACAAAAAATCATTGAAAGTAAAATGGCACATAATAAGTAACGAAACATGGCCACCCACGATTATTTTTACATTAGGCGTTGACACTTTTAACGTGCAATTTAAGTTTTTATTTGAGTGTTAGAGTCATTAAATTGCTTTGCTTCAAAGACATAGAAAATGTAGGATGATATTAATCAATAACTTAAATGGTCTGCTTTATCGGACGAATCGATCAATAAGCGTTATGTGCACTTACGAGGTAGCAAATGAGTTCAGATGAAAACGAAGAATATGGAGCAATTCTTGTTGATACCTCTATATTTGATGCGCATGGATTAAAGCTTGAAAAGGGCTTGCTTGGAAAATTAAGCCAATTCAAAGATAGCGATATAGATTATCTATTGCCTGATGTCATAAAAGGTGAAGTTAAAAGCCACTTGGAAAATAAGGTCAAAAGTGCCAGAGCATCTTTAGAAAAAGCTCTAAATGATGCTGGTGATCATCTTTTTTTCGAAGGTAGCGAGCTTAATGATGCCAAATCAATTTTAATAGATAGCAATGAAATTGAGGGAATTGCAACAAGTCGTGTTGATAAATTCATAGAAAATACAGGTGCTTTAGTTCTTGAATGCGGTGATTATTTATCAGTATCGGAGCTATTAACGCAATACTTTGAAAACAAAGCTCCTTTTGCTGAAACTGGTAAAAAGAAAAACGAATTCCCAGATGCTATTGTTCTTTTAGCGGTGGAAAAATGGGCTCAAGAAAGTGGTATTCAAGTATTAGCAGTTGCTCGTGATGGTGATTGGGAAAATTATTGTGAAACATCAGACAACATAGATTACAGCGAAGATTTTGCAGACGCCTTGAGTAAGTTTAATAAGGCAACAGCTCCTTTTGCATTCTTATCTCTTCTAATTTCTAAGTTGGCGAAAGAAGAAGATGATGCTGCTGACTTTGTTGGAAAAATACGAAGCGGTGTAGAAAGTTACTTTAATGGGTTTACGCCAGATCAAGAAGCAGACTCTTTTCATTACTGGGAGCCTGATGGTTGTCACGGCTGGTTAAATGACTTCGAGCTAGCTGACACTAATTTTAAAATAGTTGATCATGCAGAGGATTATATTGTCCTCGAAGTAAGTGCCAATATCACCGTAGAAGTTGAAGGTGAGTTCTCCCTTTATCAATATGACTCAATAGACAGAGAGCATGTTTATATTAGTAATGTTACAGCTTCGGTTGAAGAACAGTTTACTTCTGAAATATTAATTACTGTATCAGGTGATTTAGCAGGTGATTTATATGACTTAGATGTTGAAGAAATTGAAGTTGTAAACCCTATAACTTCGATCAATTTTGGTACATTAGAGCCTGATTACGGAGAGTACGATTAAAGCCTCGTGTTTTTAACCATTTTATGAATAAAAATTAGACTGTGTTTTTATTTTTAGAAATTCTACATTCTCGTTAGAGCCTACACATTGAAGTTGAGATGTATCGATGAATTTTTTCCCAAAACCACCAACAGATAATCTCTATAAATTTTTAGCCATTACTGGTACTTGGTTAGTTGCAATTGTCACTGCTTTTTTTATGTACTTAGGTTATTTGACTTTTGAGTTGAAGAAGTTAAATTATGAACAAAGCCGAATGATGTTTTCAGAAAGCGTAGTTCGAGAAATTGATCGTAGATTGAAATCTATATCTGAAGATAAGCTCGATGAAAACATTCTAGATTGGACACCTCGTTCAGAAGGTTCAGATGAAGTGCAGTTTATTACGCAAATTAAACAAAGCCATCTTCAAAGAGTTAAAGACTACGATTCAAAGCCGAAACCTGACTATGGATATCAATTTGACTTGGTGAAAGAAACTGGGTTTATAAATATTGTCTATGGAATTATATTTTTAGCAGTATCCTGTTTTTATTTTGGATTTCGCGGGTGGTACTCAAAGATTCAAAAGCCAATGGATTTGGGTTTGAAACTTGACCTTAAGATAAAAGAAGTATCTATCGAAAAAATGGAAGCGGAATTGGCTCTAACAAAAAAATCTATTCGGACTCATTCCATTCGCCGCTTAACGCGGCGCTAATCTCAACCCACTATCGTTCGCAGAATGTGACTCAGCGTATTAAAGCGCTATTGCTAAATTCTTATATTTGGCAACTAACTAAACCGATAACTTTTAAATCAAACCTAGAAATTATCGGTTTTACATATCACACAAATCCCATTCTACCAACGCCATATGTGGCGTAAAACACGCCATATATGGCGTATTTTTACCCCTAAAAACAGCTATAGTTTATATAAGCTTGATACCACTGCGTAACGGGCTTTGCTTTCTCTCTAGTTCCTTTTTGCTCCTTTTTGCATACGCTCTCGTTAGATCGTCGCCGTTGGGCTCCTGTATTGGAGCCCATTTTTTTGCTCATATTTACCAGGTGCTGCATGAATATTAAAACTAGGCTTTTGGCGCTGGGGTTATCTGGCGTTTTACTGACTGGCGGTGTGTTAGTTGCTACGGGTGAGGGTGAAGTATTACGCACCTATGTTGACCCTGCCGGTATTGAAACGGCCTGCTTTGGCCAAACCGGCCATAACATTAAACAGGGCATGGTGTTCACTCACCAGCAGTGCCTAGACATGCTGGCAACCAGCCTTAAAAGCTTTGACCGTGAATTGGTTAAACTTACCCCGCCATTAAGCGAGGGTGAACACATTGCTTACCTGAGTTTTATTTACAACATTGGGGCCGAGGCTTTTGGGGCATCTACGCTGCGTAAAAAGTTGTGGGCCGGTGACCGCGTTGGTGCATGTAATGAGTTGCCGAGGTGGGTTTATGCTAAAAAGAAAAAGTTACCTGGCTTAGTTAAACGCCGCTCAAATGAGCGGCGTTATTGTTTGAGGGACTTGTAATGTTTAATGATTTTAAAACCACAGTGCTGTTATGTGCAGTGCTGGTTATGGCGACGGTTATTGCCGTTGGGGCGTTAAGCATTACCTCACTCAAAGCTAAGAACGGCACATTAAGCCATGACTTGTTGCTATCGCAAGTTAGCGTGGATGCGTTACTGAGCAGCAACGCTAACAAAGATGAACGCATCAAAACGCTTGAACGTGATTACCGCATTATCACCGAGCTAAACACCTCGCACCGCAAGCAAGTAGCCGATCTCCAATCGACGTTAGATCACAAACTAGAACGTGCTAATCAGCTAAGGACATCAAACCATGAGCCAACTAAAACTTGGGCTAATACTGATTTGCCTAGTGATGCTGTGCAGCTGCTCAAGCAAACCGATTGTCAAAGTGGTGACACAGACCAAAACGGTTTATGTGTTACCGCCCCCTGATTGGCTTGAGCTTTGTGATAACCCACATTTTATTGGGTTCTCAAATCTGGATTTACTGAATCATTCCCTTACTCAAACCAACGCGCTAGCAACTTGTAATGCAAACATGCTGCGCCTACAACAATGGCGGCAGCAATATGAGCATAACGACTGACCTAAGTGCAAAACTCACCTCGTTATTGTCTTACATCGCCTCGTTTTTTACCGCAGCTGGCAGCTATGTGAACGATATGGATATTGGTGTTGTAGTCGGCGTGTTGTGTGCTGTGTTTACCGCGTTTATTAACTGGTTTTATAAAGACCGCCAGCGCCAGCGTGCGACATTAAAAAGTGAGCGTGAAGCCAGAATACAAGCGCTGCAAGAGCAGGTGTTGCTTAAACAATTGCAGCATATTGAACAAGAGCGATGTAGCCATGTGTTAGACGATATTCACAAGGACTAGCTAATGGCACGTATTCAAACACCCGACGCCGAGCCAGTGCTACTGAACAAAACCGACCTGTGCAAAAGTTTGGGTATTAGTACCCAAGCGTTCGATAAGTGGGATGTGCCGATACACAGCAAAAAAGGTCGTGAGTGCTTGTACACCATGAGCGATGTGGTGGGTAACCGCGTGGCTAATGAGCGTAAAAAACATGTAAGCAATCCAACGCCCGAAGATAACGACAAGCCCAACATCGAGTTTGAGCGTTGGCGTTTAATCAAAGCGCAAGCCTACGGCCAAGAGCTTAAAAACGAAAAAGACGGCAAAGAAGTGGTCGAGGTGACGTTTTGCTCGTTTGTGCTGAGTCGCATTGCCGCGCAAATATCGCCAGTGCTGGACCAAATACACATTCGGGTAAAACGTAAATTCCCCGATATGCCAGAACGCACCATAGACGCTATTCGCGCCGAAGTGATTAAAAGCCAAAACACCGCCGCTGAACTGGCCAACGGCATTGAGGATTTATTAGATGAATATATCAGAAGCACAGATTAAAAATTTGAAAGCTGCTGTCGCTGCTGGCCTTAAATCGTTTTATCGTCCACCAATGTTGACCTGTAGTGAATACGCCGACACCCATTTTTATATGTCGTCTGAATCGTCGTACACCGAAGGTAAATGGGAAAGCTTACCGTTTCAAATCGGCATATTAAATGCCATGGGTAACGACCAAATTACCACGCTGAACATTATGAAGTCTGCGCGTGTGGGTTACACCAAAATGTTGATGGCCAATGCTGGCTACAAGATAGAACACAAAAAACGTAACGTGTTGATATACCAGCCGCGTGACGGTGCCGCCAAAACGTTCATGAAAAAGCACGTTGAAACGGCCATACGCGACATGCCGATTTGGAAAGCCTTAGCGCCGTGGATTGGTCGCAAGCATAAAGACAGTACCTTAGAAGATAAAATTTTTACCAACGGTAAAACCTTAATGGTGCGTGGTGGTACCGCCGCGGCTAACTACCGTGAAATATCAACCGATGATGTTATTTACGATGAGTTAGCCGGTTTTGATGAGTCAATCGAACACGAAGGTAATGCCACATCGTTAGGTGACACCCGTGTTGAACTGTCGTTGTTTCCTAAATCGATACGGGGTTCAACGCCTAAAGTATTAGGTACCTGCCAAATTGAAAAGGCCTGTAGCGAAAGCCAGTACCAATTTAGATTCAACTTGCCATGCCCACATTGCGATGAGCTGCAGCATTTAAAGTGGGGCGGTAAAACTGAACCCTTTGGTATTAAGTGGCAAGGCAGCGAGCCAAAAACCGCCTATTACGTGTGCGAGCACTGCGGTTGCTGCATTGAAAACAATCAACTGCACGACATGGAAGAACACCCAAGCGCGTTATGGATTTGCGACAAAACGGGCGTTTACACCACAGACTTTATTTCGTTTTTTGATAAAGACGGCGACGACTTTTTAACGCCCGAAAATATCTCGATTTATATCTGGTCGGCTTATAACACGCTTAACAGTTGGGCCAAGTTAGTCACCGAATTTTACAAAGCCAAAGGCGACAAAGAAAAGTTACAAACCTTTGTTAACACCAAATTGGGCCAGCCATGGGACAACGACAACGGCGAACGCATTGAGTGGGAAGACTTAGGCCGCAGGCGTGAAATGTACCCCAACGGCAAAATGCCCGATTGGGTTGTGTATGTCACCGCGGGTGTTGATACCCAAGACGACCGCTACGAAGGCCGTGTTTGGGGGTGGGGTGCAGGTAAAGAGTGCGCCTTAATCGATAGGTTTATTTTGTATGGCGACCCAGCCAGCCAAGTGTTACTGGATAAAGTCGCGCTGCGCTTAAACCAAAGTTACCCCCGTAACGACGGCATTGTGTTGAGCATTGGCACAACGTGTTGGGATTCGGGCGGCCATTACTCCGATACCGTTTACTCAATGAGTAAAAAGCTAGGTTTGTTCCGCGTGGTACCCATTAAAGGCGCCAATATGTACGGCAAGCCGATTGCCAATTTCCCGCGTAAGCGAAGTAACAAAGGTGTGTATTTAACCGAGGTGGGTACCGACAACGCCAAAGAGTTGATCATGGCCATGATGCGCACTCAACCCAGTGTTGATACGCGTACACCTGGTGCAATTCATTTGCCACTGAACGACAGCATTTGTGATGACACCGAACTGCAACAGTTAACGTCTGAACGCAAATTGCCGACACGCCGCGACGGTCGCATTGTTTACCGCTGGGAAGCTGGCGGCAGACGTAACGAAGCGCTCGACTGTTTTGTGTATGCCTTGGCTGCGCTGTATATCGCCATTGATCGCTTTGGCATTAATCTCGACTCGCTCAGTAAAGTGATAACAACCGACACTCAAAACGAAGCATCAACCGATGAATCCCCCAAACCTAAAAAACCGAAAAAGAGCCAAGCCAATAACTGGCTAAATGGTGGTTCGGTTAAATCAGGAGGCTGGCTGTAATGTCAAAGCAAGAAGCGGCAGACATGGTCGCGCTGTATATCGAAGCCGAAAAAGATGTACTGGCGGGTAAGTCCGTCAGCATCAACGGCAAGATGATGAGTACAGAAGACCTGGAACAAATTCGCAAAGGCCGCATGGAATGGCAGCGCACCTTAAGCATGTACACCCGCCCACGGGGTACCACACTCGCCCGATTTAACTAGGAATCAATATGAGCATTATTAACGATGCACTATCGTATTTATCCCCTGGCTGGGCGTTAAAACGACAGGCGGCTGCAATGAGTTATCGCAACCTTAAAGGTTACGAAGCTGCCAGCCCAAGCCGAACCCACAAAGCCAATAAAGAGGGGCGCGGCGCAAACCAAGCGGTATTTGCTGCAGGTAAAAGCTTGCGCGAACAGGCGCGATGGTTAGACGAAAACCACGACCTCAGTATTGGTATTTTAGACCGCATGGAAGAACGGGTAATTGGTGCCCAAGGTATTGTGGTTGAGCCACAGCCCCGCAGTATTAGTGGTGAAATACTCGACGAACTGGCCAATGATATTCAGCGTCGTTTTGCTGCATGGTCATTAAAGCCTGATGTAACAGGGCGCTACACACGGCCAGAGCTTGAACGCTTAGTGTTACGTACCGCATTGCGCGACGGTGAAGTATTCGGCCATCAAGTGCGTGGCAAGGTGGCTAAGTTTGGTCATCCCAACCCGCAAGGCACGCAATACAGTATTGAAGCGTTAGAGCCTGATTACATTCCGTTTGAACTTAACGATGTATCAACCCGCGTTCGACAAGGGTTAGAGGTTAATGGTTGGGGGCAGGTGGTTAATTACCATGTGTTGTTTGATCACCCGTCTGACCAAATTGGCTTTCGCTACAAAACTAAAGCCGTACCCGCAAGTAACATGCTGCACCTTGGTATGTTTAAGCGTTTGCACCAGCTGCGCGGTATCAGTATTTTTCATGGCATTTTAACCCGCCTTGGCGACATTAAAGACTATGAAGAGTCTGAACGGGTAGCAGCGCGTATTGCTGCCGCGTTAGCGTTTTACATCAAACGCGGTGACGCCAGTATGTTTGGCCTAGATGGTGATGCTAAGGCTGACCGCGAAATAAACATTGCACCAGGCATGACCTTTGATGATCTCGCTGTTGGTGAAGACGTCGGCATGATTGAGTCCAATCGCCCCAACGTGCATTTAGTCGATTTTCGTAATGGCCAGTTAAAAGCTTGTGCTGCGGGTACTCGTGGCAGTTACTCGAGCATTGCCCGTGACTATCAAGGCAGTTATTCAAGCCAACGCCAAGAGCTGGTTGAGCAAGACGAGTCGAACCGCATTATGCAGCAATGGTTTTGTGCCGGTTGGGCACGGCCTGCGTTTCGTAACTGGTTGGAAATGGAGTTAATGAACAAGCAAGACCCTATAACCCTGCCGCCAGACCTAGACACCCGCACCTTGTTTGATGCTGTGTATTACGGGCCAACCATGCCATGGATTGACCCCCGCAAAGAATCCCAAGGCTGGGAAATGATGATAGCCGGTAATGCCGCAACCGAGGCTGACTGGGCGCGAGCTCGTGGCCGTAACCCAAGCGAAGTTAAACGACAACGTCAACGTGAGCTGAAGTTTAACCGCGAAAACGACATGGTTACGGGTAACGACCCAGAGCCACAAAACGGAGAAACCCCAAGTGAAAAAGACAAAAATAAGTCTAGCCGTGGCCGCCATGATGCTAATGCCAAGCGCATCAGTGAGCTTGACCGAGAGTAAAGAAAAACGCGGTATCTACAGCATGAAAGGTGCTGCCAATGGCGTGGTCGAATTGATTTTATATGGCGATGTTGGCTGGGATTTTACCGCCAAACAAATCGCCACCGACCTACGCGCAATGGGCAAAGTGTCGCAGATTAACGCTTACATTCAATCGGGTGGCGGCGATGTGATGGACGGCATGGCCATTTATAACATTCTCGCTCGCTGGCCTTGCCAAAAGTCGATTTGTATTGAGTCGGTTGCTGCTTCTATGGCCAGTGTTATTTGTATGGCTTTTGACACCGTGATTATGCCGTCAAATGCCTTTTTGATGATCCATAGCAATTGGGGCGGTGCTGTTGGTACCGCTGATGATTTACGTGAATACGCAGACTTGCTCGATAAGTGGCGCTCAAGTATGGGCAAGGCTTATCAAGATAAAGCCGGCGGCAAGTTAAGTGATGAACAGCTAGGACAATTTTTTAAAGAAGACACTTGGTTGTCTGCACAAGAAGCGGTTGATCTTGGGCTAGCAGATGAAGTGATAGAACCGATGCAAATGGCTGCATCAATTAATTTTAAACGACTGAAGGACTTTAATAATATGCCTAAAGCATTACAAACCCTGCTAGCACAACAGGGCAATATCGGTGCTACCACCCCAACTGCGCCAGCAGCCACTACAACCCCAGTCGCATCGGTACCAGCACCAGCTGCACCGTCGCAAGCTGATATTCAAGCTGCTGCCATTACCTTTAATGCAGAACGTATTACCGGTATTAATGCCGCGTTTGCTACGTTCCCGCAATTAGCTGAACTTAAAAACAGTTGTATTGCTGATGCCAACATCAATGCCGAAAAGTCGAAAGACCTTATCTTGGCTAAGCTTGGCGAAGGTGTCACGCCATGCGCTACGCAGCCTAAAAGTGTCATTATTCATGCCAGCAACGGTAACATTGTTGGTGACTCAATTCGTGCACAATTAATGGCACGAGCTGGTCATGAAGCGGCACAAAAAGACAATGGCTATGGTAGCTATAACTTACGTGAACTTGCCCGTGCATCGTTAGCTGACCGTGGTATCGGTTGTGCCGGTATGAACGTGATGCAAATGGTGGGGTTAGCGTTTACTCATACTTCATCTGATTTCGGTAACATCATGTTAGATGTAGCCAATAAGTCAGTATTAAAAGGTTGGGCTGAAGCGGCTGAAACCTTTGAACGTATCGCTAAAAAAGGTCAGTTAAGTGACTTTAAAGTCGCGCATCGTGTTGGCATGGGTGAGTTTAAAAGCTTACCAGAAGTGAAGGACGGAGCAGAGTACAAGTACATCACTGTTGGCGACCACGCTGAAAAAATTGCCTTAGCAACCTACGGCGGTATTTTCACGTTAACACGCCAAACGGTTATCAACGATGACATGGACATGTTAATGGGCGTACCGATGAAAATGGGTAAAGCGGCTAAGCGCACTATTGGTGATTTGTTTTGGGCTGTGTTAACCAAAAACGCCAAAATGAACGACGGCAAAGCTTTGTTCCATGCCGATCACGGTAACTTAGCATCGGGTGCGCCAAGCGTTGAAGCGTTCAGTATTGCTGCTGAGTTAATGGAATCGCAAATGATTGGCGAGTCACCATTAAACATCATGCCAGCATTTGCATTGGTACCGCCAAACCTTAAACGTGCAGTGTTGCAAATCATTCAATCAACGTCGGTTAAAGGCACCGATGCAAACTCAGGTATTGCTAACCCAATCCGCGACTTTGTTGAAGTGTTATCTGAGCCACGTTTAAAAGCGAAAAGCGATAAAGAGTGGTATTTATCAGCCGCTCAAGGTGAAGACACAATTGAAGTGGCTTACCTTGATGGCATCGACACGCCATACATTGAACAGCAACAAGGTTTCACCGTTGATGGTGTTGCAACCAAAGTGCGTATTGATGCCGGTGTTTCACCACTTGATCACCGTGGATTGGTTAAATCAACGGGTGTGTAAGGCATTGTTAAACCTAAAGCCTTTTACAACAACAGGGCCGCGAACTCGCCATGAGTAAGCGGCCTTTTTAATGGCAAATTTTTAACGTAATTGGGAAAAACCTTATGAAAAATTGTGTAGCAGATGGCACTACCATCGACTTTATCGCCACGGCAGCAGTTGCTAGTGGTGACCCAGTATTAGTAGGTAAAGTGGTTGCCGTGTCGCTTGGCAATGTTGCTATTGGTGAAGCGGGCGTCGGTGCAACCGAAGGCGTATACGAGTTGCCAAAAGTGACCGCTGATGACATTACCCAAGGTGGGCAGGTGTATATCAAGGCTGATGGCATGATCACTAGTGTTGCATCTGGCAATACCTTAGCCGGTAAAGCTTGGGCCGATGCGGCTAACCCGAGTGATAGTGTTTGGGTAAAAGTGAATGCCTAGCTTGGCATCGGTATTTGCTGACCGAGTAAATGCCAAAATAGTGCGGGTGTTTCAGCGCTTGGCTGACCCGTGTGAGTTTGCCCCAGTGGATGGGGCAACACCTTATAACCGTTTGGTATCGTTAGATGATAACGGCAGCGAAATTGCCGCATCGTCTAATGAGTATGTGCCCGAGTTAATCATGCGTGCTGAGTTCTTACTCACCGAGGGTGATGTTAACTCAGGTGATGTGTTCACCATTAACGGTACTGAGTGCCGGTTAACGCAACGGGTTAGCACCGACTCGGTATGTGTGACTTATATTTATATTCAACTTTAAGGCGACATTATGGCGTTAACAATGACAGGCTTTGACGCAGTAAATCGCGAGCTTAAACGCATGCGTGATGCGCAGTCGCCAGCCATTGAAAAGGCCATAGACGATGCGGCCAAGTTTGGTAACCAGCTAGCTGTAGATGAAATATTCACAAAGTACGGCTTTAAGTCGAAGTCGTATGTGGAGCAGCATTTCAGTGTCAGCATTAACCCCAAAACCCTTAGGTCTTACATCAGCGCAAGGA
The nucleotide sequence above comes from Shewanella sp. Arc9-LZ. Encoded proteins:
- a CDS encoding PIN domain-containing protein, with the translated sequence MSSDENEEYGAILVDTSIFDAHGLKLEKGLLGKLSQFKDSDIDYLLPDVIKGEVKSHLENKVKSARASLEKALNDAGDHLFFEGSELNDAKSILIDSNEIEGIATSRVDKFIENTGALVLECGDYLSVSELLTQYFENKAPFAETGKKKNEFPDAIVLLAVEKWAQESGIQVLAVARDGDWENYCETSDNIDYSEDFADALSKFNKATAPFAFLSLLISKLAKEEDDAADFVGKIRSGVESYFNGFTPDQEADSFHYWEPDGCHGWLNDFELADTNFKIVDHAEDYIVLEVSANITVEVEGEFSLYQYDSIDREHVYISNVTASVEEQFTSEILITVSGDLAGDLYDLDVEEIEVVNPITSINFGTLEPDYGEYD
- a CDS encoding lysozyme is translated as MNIKTRLLALGLSGVLLTGGVLVATGEGEVLRTYVDPAGIETACFGQTGHNIKQGMVFTHQQCLDMLATSLKSFDRELVKLTPPLSEGEHIAYLSFIYNIGAEAFGASTLRKKLWAGDRVGACNELPRWVYAKKKKLPGLVKRRSNERRYCLRDL
- a CDS encoding HP1 family phage holin, with translation MSITTDLSAKLTSLLSYIASFFTAAGSYVNDMDIGVVVGVLCAVFTAFINWFYKDRQRQRATLKSEREARIQALQEQVLLKQLQHIEQERCSHVLDDIHKD
- a CDS encoding terminase small subunit — protein: MARIQTPDAEPVLLNKTDLCKSLGISTQAFDKWDVPIHSKKGRECLYTMSDVVGNRVANERKKHVSNPTPEDNDKPNIEFERWRLIKAQAYGQELKNEKDGKEVVEVTFCSFVLSRIAAQISPVLDQIHIRVKRKFPDMPERTIDAIRAEVIKSQNTAAELANGIEDLLDEYIRSTD
- a CDS encoding phage terminase large subunit family protein, with product MNISEAQIKNLKAAVAAGLKSFYRPPMLTCSEYADTHFYMSSESSYTEGKWESLPFQIGILNAMGNDQITTLNIMKSARVGYTKMLMANAGYKIEHKKRNVLIYQPRDGAAKTFMKKHVETAIRDMPIWKALAPWIGRKHKDSTLEDKIFTNGKTLMVRGGTAAANYREISTDDVIYDELAGFDESIEHEGNATSLGDTRVELSLFPKSIRGSTPKVLGTCQIEKACSESQYQFRFNLPCPHCDELQHLKWGGKTEPFGIKWQGSEPKTAYYVCEHCGCCIENNQLHDMEEHPSALWICDKTGVYTTDFISFFDKDGDDFLTPENISIYIWSAYNTLNSWAKLVTEFYKAKGDKEKLQTFVNTKLGQPWDNDNGERIEWEDLGRRREMYPNGKMPDWVVYVTAGVDTQDDRYEGRVWGWGAGKECALIDRFILYGDPASQVLLDKVALRLNQSYPRNDGIVLSIGTTCWDSGGHYSDTVYSMSKKLGLFRVVPIKGANMYGKPIANFPRKRSNKGVYLTEVGTDNAKELIMAMMRTQPSVDTRTPGAIHLPLNDSICDDTELQQLTSERKLPTRRDGRIVYRWEAGGRRNEALDCFVYALAALYIAIDRFGINLDSLSKVITTDTQNEASTDESPKPKKPKKSQANNWLNGGSVKSGGWL
- a CDS encoding phage portal protein; its protein translation is MSIINDALSYLSPGWALKRQAAAMSYRNLKGYEAASPSRTHKANKEGRGANQAVFAAGKSLREQARWLDENHDLSIGILDRMEERVIGAQGIVVEPQPRSISGEILDELANDIQRRFAAWSLKPDVTGRYTRPELERLVLRTALRDGEVFGHQVRGKVAKFGHPNPQGTQYSIEALEPDYIPFELNDVSTRVRQGLEVNGWGQVVNYHVLFDHPSDQIGFRYKTKAVPASNMLHLGMFKRLHQLRGISIFHGILTRLGDIKDYEESERVAARIAAALAFYIKRGDASMFGLDGDAKADREINIAPGMTFDDLAVGEDVGMIESNRPNVHLVDFRNGQLKACAAGTRGSYSSIARDYQGSYSSQRQELVEQDESNRIMQQWFCAGWARPAFRNWLEMELMNKQDPITLPPDLDTRTLFDAVYYGPTMPWIDPRKESQGWEMMIAGNAATEADWARARGRNPSEVKRQRQRELKFNRENDMVTGNDPEPQNGETPSEKDKNKSSRGRHDANAKRISELDRE
- a CDS encoding ClpP-like prohead protease/major capsid protein fusion protein, with protein sequence MKKTKISLAVAAMMLMPSASVSLTESKEKRGIYSMKGAANGVVELILYGDVGWDFTAKQIATDLRAMGKVSQINAYIQSGGGDVMDGMAIYNILARWPCQKSICIESVAASMASVICMAFDTVIMPSNAFLMIHSNWGGAVGTADDLREYADLLDKWRSSMGKAYQDKAGGKLSDEQLGQFFKEDTWLSAQEAVDLGLADEVIEPMQMAASINFKRLKDFNNMPKALQTLLAQQGNIGATTPTAPAATTTPVASVPAPAAPSQADIQAAAITFNAERITGINAAFATFPQLAELKNSCIADANINAEKSKDLILAKLGEGVTPCATQPKSVIIHASNGNIVGDSIRAQLMARAGHEAAQKDNGYGSYNLRELARASLADRGIGCAGMNVMQMVGLAFTHTSSDFGNIMLDVANKSVLKGWAEAAETFERIAKKGQLSDFKVAHRVGMGEFKSLPEVKDGAEYKYITVGDHAEKIALATYGGIFTLTRQTVINDDMDMLMGVPMKMGKAAKRTIGDLFWAVLTKNAKMNDGKALFHADHGNLASGAPSVEAFSIAAELMESQMIGESPLNIMPAFALVPPNLKRAVLQIIQSTSVKGTDANSGIANPIRDFVEVLSEPRLKAKSDKEWYLSAAQGEDTIEVAYLDGIDTPYIEQQQGFTVDGVATKVRIDAGVSPLDHRGLVKSTGV
- a CDS encoding DUF2190 family protein, with the protein product MKNCVADGTTIDFIATAAVASGDPVLVGKVVAVSLGNVAIGEAGVGATEGVYELPKVTADDITQGGQVYIKADGMITSVASGNTLAGKAWADAANPSDSVWVKVNA